A single window of Mycobacterium sp. ITM-2016-00318 DNA harbors:
- a CDS encoding DUF6286 domain-containing protein codes for MTTTDLGQGGADRTPDQWQGGDHDRSTALPAAAPVPVAPLAASYLGALCGIALVVLGAVGIRDGIVAAGWIDGRLWTRMTVDWIDGQTFHGWMVPVGIIAALLGLLCVVLALKPRRKRAVALSARSSVYLELSDAERVAAAAARSVPGVVDANARARRRQITVRARTTGADPAEQRAAVSGAVTDALAPLTDAPRIKVRVSTGGRR; via the coding sequence ATGACCACCACCGACCTCGGGCAAGGCGGCGCCGACCGCACTCCCGACCAATGGCAAGGCGGCGATCACGACCGGTCGACGGCGCTTCCTGCGGCCGCCCCCGTCCCCGTCGCACCGCTGGCCGCGTCCTATCTCGGAGCGCTGTGCGGGATAGCGCTGGTGGTCCTGGGCGCGGTCGGCATCCGCGACGGCATCGTCGCGGCCGGCTGGATAGACGGCCGGCTGTGGACCCGCATGACGGTCGACTGGATCGACGGGCAGACTTTCCACGGCTGGATGGTGCCGGTCGGAATCATCGCAGCACTGCTGGGCCTGTTGTGCGTGGTGCTGGCGCTCAAGCCACGCCGTAAACGCGCGGTGGCATTGTCCGCACGCTCCAGCGTCTATCTCGAACTCTCCGACGCTGAGCGGGTGGCCGCGGCCGCGGCGCGCTCGGTCCCCGGCGTCGTGGACGCCAACGCTCGCGCGCGTCGCCGCCAAATCACCGTCCGCGCCCGCACAACTGGTGCTGATCCCGCCGAGCAGCGTGCTGCGGTGAGCGGCGCGGTCACCGACGCGCTTGCGCCGCTGACCGACGCCCCCAGAATCAAAGTCCGTGTGAGCACCGGAGGACGCCGATGA
- a CDS encoding alkaline shock response membrane anchor protein AmaP, which translates to MTGVDRLGTLVLGLLLLAIGVGFLAWAVVDVDNATVLTAPGLATAAGSAWWPWATGAAGVVLVPLGMRWLLSRGPAERPRPLTLPGSDQTGRLTADLKSLASAAADQLSSHPAVRSAKGSAIVDRGAPSIQLKATASSAETLAEAVRAADDIATTATGMLGDAIVVRTRLHVDTKRRAERRLA; encoded by the coding sequence GTGACCGGCGTCGACCGCCTCGGCACCCTTGTACTGGGTCTTCTTTTGCTCGCGATCGGCGTCGGTTTCCTCGCGTGGGCCGTTGTCGACGTCGACAATGCCACCGTGTTGACCGCTCCGGGTCTGGCAACCGCAGCCGGGTCGGCCTGGTGGCCATGGGCCACGGGCGCCGCCGGCGTGGTGTTGGTGCCGTTGGGGATGCGCTGGCTGCTTAGCCGGGGACCCGCCGAACGCCCTAGGCCGCTGACGCTGCCCGGAAGCGACCAGACGGGAAGGCTGACCGCCGACCTCAAGTCGCTGGCGAGCGCCGCCGCCGACCAGCTGAGCAGTCATCCGGCGGTACGCTCGGCGAAAGGTTCGGCGATCGTCGACCGCGGCGCGCCGAGTATTCAGCTGAAAGCAACCGCGTCTTCCGCCGAGACACTGGCAGAGGCGGTTCGCGCCGCCGATGACATCGCGACGACTGCGACCGGCATGCTCGGCGACGCCATAGTCGTTCGCACTCGACTGCACGTCGACACCAAACGCCGCGCCGAGCGACGCCTCGCCTGA
- a CDS encoding CsbD family protein has product MSGSDKASNKVQRLRGKAKETIGRAIGDPALENQGGRDQRGSHLKDAGEKIKDAFRPKRRRQQK; this is encoded by the coding sequence ATGAGCGGTTCCGATAAGGCCAGTAACAAAGTGCAGCGGCTCAGGGGCAAGGCGAAAGAGACAATCGGCCGTGCCATCGGAGACCCCGCGCTTGAAAATCAAGGCGGACGCGATCAGCGCGGATCGCATCTGAAAGACGCTGGTGAAAAGATCAAGGACGCGTTCCGCCCCAAGCGACGCAGGCAGCAGAAGTAG
- the glpR gene encoding gephyrin-like molybdotransferase receptor GlpR, with amino-acid sequence MPSIPQSLLWISLVVLWLFVLVPMLISKRDAVRRTSDVALATRVLNTTTSARLLKRGGPASGHRSDPAWRPSEDDLDETFDDDDFDDDYEDEEDDESEKTVVLAAPVVEVAEPEYLDVDVIEEPVGALPVGASAEQELAESDELTLNFEEPDDGDEADEVVEVQESEEENVDTAIYEVATDEYEDDDADDGTADEYEYVDDSSGLEAAAETDLRIADSMGASRRRRYDPAKAAAISARKYKFRKRMLAFMTLMMMASAAYAYFQAPWGWYVCGGTGAVTLLYLGYLRRQTRIEQRLMRRRATRAARARLGVENTEDHDLDLVPARLRRPGAVVLEIDDEDPMFEHLDYAPAMHGYDLPRAAGQ; translated from the coding sequence ATGCCGAGCATCCCCCAGTCCCTCCTTTGGATCTCACTTGTCGTGCTCTGGCTCTTCGTTCTGGTTCCGATGCTGATCAGCAAGCGCGACGCCGTCAGGCGGACGAGCGATGTGGCGCTGGCGACGCGGGTCCTCAACACCACCACCAGCGCACGGCTGCTCAAACGCGGGGGACCGGCGTCGGGGCATCGCAGCGACCCGGCCTGGCGACCGTCCGAGGACGACCTAGACGAGACCTTCGACGACGACGATTTCGACGACGACTACGAAGACGAGGAAGACGACGAGTCGGAGAAGACGGTGGTGCTCGCGGCGCCCGTCGTCGAGGTCGCCGAACCCGAATACCTCGACGTCGATGTCATCGAGGAGCCGGTGGGCGCCCTGCCGGTTGGCGCGTCGGCTGAGCAAGAGCTCGCTGAAAGCGACGAGCTGACACTGAATTTCGAGGAACCCGACGACGGCGATGAGGCCGACGAGGTCGTCGAGGTCCAGGAGTCCGAAGAGGAGAACGTCGACACCGCGATCTACGAAGTCGCGACTGACGAATACGAAGATGACGACGCGGACGACGGTACCGCCGACGAGTACGAGTACGTCGACGACTCTTCCGGCCTCGAGGCAGCTGCGGAAACCGATCTGCGGATCGCGGACTCGATGGGGGCCTCGCGGCGGCGTCGCTACGACCCGGCGAAGGCCGCGGCGATCAGCGCCCGAAAGTACAAGTTCCGCAAGCGGATGCTGGCGTTCATGACGCTGATGATGATGGCGTCGGCGGCCTACGCGTACTTCCAGGCGCCGTGGGGCTGGTACGTGTGCGGCGGCACCGGCGCGGTGACACTGCTCTACTTGGGCTATCTGCGGCGTCAGACGCGCATCGAGCAGCGGTTGATGCGGCGCCGGGCAACGCGGGCGGCACGCGCGCGCCTCGGCGTCGAGAACACCGAGGACCACGACCTCGACCTGGTGCCGGCACGGCTGCGCAGGCCGGGTGCGGTGGTGCTTGAGATCGACGACGAGGACCCGATGTTCGAGCACCTCGACTACGCGCCTGCGATGCATGGATACGACCTGCCGAGGGCGGCCGGGCAGTAG
- a CDS encoding GNAT family N-acetyltransferase translates to MTLWRSSAAHPGWPISCGPIRVPGGVVKLRPVRLRDGAVWSRIRLADRAHLEPWEPSTEVNWDVRHSITQWPTVCSGLRSEARKGRMLPYVIEVDGEFGGQLTIGNVTHGALRSAWIGYWVATSHIGGGVATAALALGMDHAFGPVRLHRLEATVRPENAASRAVLAKAGFREEGLLRRYLEVDGAWRDHLLVAITVEEINGSVTSLLVRDGHASWA, encoded by the coding sequence GTGACCCTGTGGCGATCGTCTGCGGCCCACCCGGGCTGGCCGATATCGTGCGGGCCGATCCGGGTTCCCGGTGGGGTGGTCAAGCTGCGGCCGGTGCGGCTGCGCGACGGCGCGGTGTGGAGCCGCATCAGGCTGGCCGACCGTGCGCACCTTGAGCCGTGGGAGCCGAGCACCGAAGTCAATTGGGATGTCCGGCATTCGATTACACAGTGGCCGACGGTGTGCTCAGGATTGCGGTCGGAGGCGCGCAAGGGTCGGATGCTGCCGTATGTGATCGAGGTCGACGGCGAGTTCGGCGGCCAGCTGACGATCGGCAACGTCACGCACGGTGCGTTGCGGTCGGCCTGGATCGGCTACTGGGTGGCCACGTCGCACATCGGCGGGGGAGTGGCGACAGCGGCGCTTGCGCTGGGCATGGATCACGCGTTCGGCCCGGTGCGGCTGCATCGACTCGAGGCGACGGTGCGGCCGGAGAACGCCGCGAGTCGTGCCGTTCTGGCCAAGGCGGGCTTCCGCGAGGAGGGTCTGCTGCGGCGGTACCTCGAAGTCGACGGCGCGTGGCGCGATCACCTGCTGGTGGCGATCACGGTCGAGGAGATCAACGGCTCGGTGACGTCGCTGCTGGTGCGCGACGGGCACGCGAGCTGGGCCTGA
- the glp gene encoding gephyrin-like molybdotransferase Glp: MRSVEEQQARVTAAAVAPRPVRVAIAEAQGLMCAEEVVTERPLPGFDQAAIDGYAVRSVDVLGVTPIRGADDDGEDTADEGEQQVSLPVMGTISAGERTPSRLQPRQAARVQTGAPMPTLADAVLPLRWTDGGQSRVRVLRPVRSGAYVRRTGDDVQPGDVAVRAGTIIGAAQVGLLAAVGRERVLVHPRPRLSVMCVGGELVDISRTPGNGQVYDVNSYALAAAGRDAGAEVNRVGIVDTDPKELRDVVEGQINRAEVVVIAGAVGGAAAESVRAVLSEIGEVEVTRIAMHPGSVQGFGQLGVDGVPVFLLPANPVSALVVFEVMVRPLIRLSLGKRQPMRRVVQARALSPITSVAGRKGYLRGQLMRDQDTGEYLVQALGGAPGASSHLLATLAEANCLVMVPSEAEEVRTGEIVDVAFLAQRG, encoded by the coding sequence GTGCGTTCGGTTGAGGAGCAACAGGCACGAGTCACGGCCGCTGCGGTAGCCCCCCGACCGGTGCGGGTCGCGATTGCAGAAGCACAGGGCCTGATGTGCGCCGAGGAAGTGGTCACCGAGCGCCCGCTGCCGGGCTTCGACCAGGCCGCCATCGACGGGTACGCGGTGCGAAGCGTCGACGTGCTCGGTGTGACGCCGATCCGCGGAGCAGACGACGACGGCGAGGATACGGCCGACGAGGGCGAGCAGCAGGTCAGCCTGCCCGTGATGGGGACGATCTCAGCGGGTGAACGCACGCCGTCGCGGTTGCAGCCGCGGCAGGCCGCCCGTGTGCAGACCGGCGCGCCGATGCCGACGCTCGCCGACGCGGTGCTGCCTCTGCGCTGGACCGACGGCGGACAGTCGCGGGTGCGGGTGCTGCGGCCGGTGCGCTCGGGTGCGTACGTCCGCCGTACCGGCGACGACGTCCAGCCCGGCGATGTGGCGGTGCGCGCGGGCACGATCATCGGTGCCGCGCAGGTCGGTCTGCTGGCGGCGGTGGGCCGCGAACGCGTGCTGGTGCATCCGCGGCCGCGGCTGTCGGTGATGTGCGTCGGCGGTGAGCTGGTCGACATCTCGCGCACGCCCGGCAACGGGCAGGTCTATGACGTCAACTCTTACGCGCTCGCCGCGGCCGGCCGGGATGCGGGCGCCGAGGTGAACCGCGTCGGCATCGTCGACACAGACCCCAAGGAACTGCGCGACGTCGTCGAGGGTCAGATCAACCGCGCCGAGGTGGTGGTGATCGCGGGCGCCGTCGGCGGGGCGGCCGCCGAAAGTGTGCGCGCGGTGCTGTCGGAGATCGGCGAGGTGGAGGTCACCCGCATCGCGATGCACCCGGGTTCGGTGCAGGGGTTCGGTCAGCTCGGCGTCGACGGCGTGCCGGTGTTTCTGCTGCCCGCCAACCCGGTCAGCGCGCTAGTGGTGTTCGAGGTGATGGTGCGGCCGCTGATCCGGCTGTCGCTGGGCAAGCGGCAACCGATGCGGCGGGTGGTGCAGGCGCGCGCGTTGTCGCCGATCACCTCGGTTGCCGGCCGCAAGGGGTATCTGCGCGGGCAGCTGATGCGGGATCAGGACACCGGCGAGTACCTCGTGCAGGCGCTCGGCGGCGCGCCCGGTGCGTCGTCGCATCTACTTGCGACGCTGGCCGAGGCGAACTGTCTGGTGATGGTTCCCAGTGAAGCCGAAGAGGTTCGCACCGGCGAGATCGTCGACGTCGCCTTTCTCGCGCAGCGCGGGTAA
- a CDS encoding UTP--glucose-1-phosphate uridylyltransferase encodes MTRALVSIPRTAVVPAAGLGTRFLPATKTVPKELLPVVDTPGIELVAAEAAEAGAERLIIVTSEGKDGVVAHFVEDLVLEGTLEERGKKSMLEKVRRAPGLIKVESVVQAEPLGLGHAVGCVEPALGPDEDAIAVLLPDDLVLPTGVLETMSKVRAKRGGSVLCAIEVPKEDISAYGVFDIEPVTDSNNPNVLRVRGMLEKPKADDAPSPYAAAGRYVLDRKIFDALRRVPRGAGGEIQLTDAIALLIDEGHPVHVVVHRGDRHDLGNPGGYLKAAVDFALQRDDYGPDLRRWLVERLGLVDC; translated from the coding sequence ATGACACGCGCCCTGGTCTCCATACCGCGCACGGCGGTCGTCCCAGCCGCCGGTCTTGGGACCCGATTCCTGCCCGCGACCAAGACGGTGCCCAAGGAGCTGCTGCCCGTCGTGGACACGCCAGGCATCGAGCTGGTGGCCGCCGAAGCCGCCGAGGCGGGCGCGGAGCGGCTGATCATCGTCACGTCCGAAGGCAAGGACGGCGTCGTCGCCCACTTCGTCGAGGACCTCGTCCTCGAGGGGACGCTCGAGGAGCGCGGCAAGAAGTCGATGCTGGAGAAGGTCCGCCGGGCGCCCGGGCTGATCAAGGTCGAATCCGTCGTGCAGGCCGAGCCGCTTGGCCTGGGTCACGCGGTCGGCTGCGTCGAACCGGCCCTCGGGCCCGACGAGGACGCCATCGCGGTGCTGCTGCCGGATGACCTTGTGCTGCCGACCGGCGTGCTGGAGACGATGTCGAAGGTGCGGGCCAAGCGCGGCGGCTCGGTGCTGTGCGCCATCGAGGTGCCGAAGGAAGACATAAGCGCCTACGGCGTATTCGACATCGAACCCGTCACAGACAGCAACAATCCCAACGTCTTACGGGTCAGGGGCATGCTCGAGAAGCCCAAGGCCGATGATGCGCCGTCGCCCTATGCCGCCGCCGGCCGCTACGTGCTGGACCGCAAGATCTTCGACGCCCTGCGCCGGGTGCCGCGGGGTGCGGGGGGCGAGATCCAGCTGACCGACGCGATCGCACTGCTGATCGACGAGGGCCATCCGGTACACGTCGTCGTGCATCGCGGGGATCGACACGACTTGGGAAATCCCGGAGGCTACCTCAAGGCTGCGGTTGACTTTGCCTTGCAACGCGACGACTACGGCCCGGATCTGCGGCGGTGGTTGGTGGAACGGCTGGGGCTGGTCGACTGCTGA
- a CDS encoding 5-formyltetrahydrofolate cyclo-ligase, whose amino-acid sequence MESGSKTAMRKAILAARRGVAPEVHDAEAEALCGHLPEVLGIAPIVCAYVPIRFEPGSMTLLDMLLRLGKQVLLPVARSDDDGVPLPMQWGPYRPGALVPARLGLQEPQKPWLPAAAIADASVVFVPALAVDRAGVRLGRGAGFYDRTLPLARPAARLVAVVRDDELVDELPAEAHDVPMTHALTPRRGLVALG is encoded by the coding sequence GTGGAGTCCGGCAGCAAGACCGCGATGCGCAAGGCGATCCTCGCGGCCCGCCGCGGGGTCGCCCCGGAAGTCCACGACGCGGAGGCCGAGGCGCTGTGCGGCCATCTGCCCGAGGTGCTCGGCATCGCGCCGATCGTCTGCGCCTACGTGCCGATCAGATTCGAGCCCGGCTCGATGACCCTGTTGGACATGCTGCTGCGGCTCGGCAAGCAGGTGCTGCTTCCGGTCGCGCGCAGCGATGATGACGGCGTGCCACTGCCGATGCAGTGGGGCCCCTACCGACCCGGCGCCCTCGTCCCCGCCCGGCTGGGCCTGCAGGAGCCGCAGAAGCCGTGGCTACCGGCGGCGGCGATCGCCGATGCCTCTGTGGTGTTCGTGCCCGCGCTGGCCGTCGACCGGGCCGGGGTTCGGCTGGGCCGCGGCGCCGGCTTCTACGACCGGACGTTGCCATTGGCCCGTCCGGCGGCGCGGCTCGTCGCGGTGGTGCGCGACGACGAACTTGTCGACGAACTGCCCGCCGAGGCACACGACGTCCCGATGACACACGCGCTCACACCGCGCCGCGGGCTCGTCGCGCTTGGTTAG
- a CDS encoding FmdB family zinc ribbon protein yields MPTYSYACTECDNKFDMVQAFSDDALTECPKCEGRLRKLFGKVGVVFKGSGFYRTDSREAVKSSSNGSAKSSSEDSSSSSSEKKSDSSKSDSSGSGSSKSDSSTSSSTAKAAASS; encoded by the coding sequence GTGCCTACCTATTCCTATGCGTGCACCGAGTGCGACAACAAGTTCGACATGGTGCAGGCCTTCAGCGACGACGCGTTGACCGAGTGCCCCAAGTGCGAGGGCCGTCTGCGCAAGCTGTTCGGCAAGGTGGGCGTGGTCTTCAAGGGCAGCGGCTTCTACCGCACCGACAGCCGCGAGGCGGTCAAGAGCTCGTCCAACGGGTCCGCGAAGAGCAGCTCAGAAGACTCGTCGTCGAGTTCGTCGGAGAAGAAGTCCGATTCCTCGAAGTCGGACAGCTCGGGCTCGGGTTCGTCGAAGTCGGACAGCAGCACGAGCTCGTCGACCGCAAAGGCCGCAGCGTCCAGCTGA
- a CDS encoding SAF domain-containing protein, which translates to MGESLNPSALSRLIHDRRPDWTRTVAARRAVAAGLVVLAAVAALRSDPHGDQTDIVVAARDLSPGVELTAADVKLEKRLATTVPDGASVTVDTVVGFTLAGPARRGEVLTDVRLLGPRLAQLSAGPDARIVPLHLSDTALLDLVRPGDVVDVLAAADDDIDPRVVATDAVVVLVSEKQKGPGAGGDRVVLVALPAHAANDVAGATLMQAVTLTFH; encoded by the coding sequence ATGGGGGAATCACTCAATCCGTCGGCGTTGAGCCGGCTCATCCACGACCGGCGGCCGGACTGGACCCGCACCGTCGCCGCGCGCAGAGCGGTGGCGGCAGGCCTCGTCGTTCTCGCCGCCGTCGCCGCGCTGCGTTCCGACCCGCACGGAGACCAGACCGACATCGTGGTGGCTGCACGCGACCTCTCCCCCGGCGTCGAGCTGACCGCCGCCGACGTTAAGCTCGAAAAGCGTTTGGCCACAACAGTTCCCGATGGTGCATCGGTAACCGTCGACACCGTCGTCGGGTTTACTCTCGCCGGCCCGGCGCGCCGCGGCGAGGTGCTGACCGACGTGCGACTGCTCGGCCCTCGGCTGGCACAGTTATCGGCGGGCCCGGACGCCCGCATCGTGCCCCTGCATCTGTCCGACACGGCGTTGTTGGATCTCGTGCGGCCCGGCGACGTGGTCGACGTGCTGGCGGCCGCCGACGACGACATCGATCCGCGCGTGGTGGCCACCGATGCCGTCGTGGTGCTGGTGTCGGAGAAGCAGAAGGGGCCCGGCGCCGGCGGGGACCGCGTCGTGCTGGTCGCGCTGCCTGCCCACGCCGCCAACGACGTCGCGGGCGCGACGCTCATGCAGGCGGTGACCCTCACGTTTCACTGA
- the mscL gene encoding large-conductance mechanosensitive channel protein MscL yields the protein MMKGFKDFITRGNVIDLATAVVIGAAFTGLVSSFTDNVVQPLVDRVGAGGDREYGILKIPLGGDQFIDLNAVLSSAINFLIVAAVVYFVIIVPYKKMKERDPKVEEAETELTLLTQIRDLLSENGAGSGRHGATPAALEAEAAKARKSDSS from the coding sequence ATGATGAAGGGCTTCAAGGACTTCATAACCCGGGGGAACGTGATCGACCTGGCGACTGCCGTCGTCATCGGTGCCGCGTTCACCGGATTGGTCAGCTCCTTCACCGACAATGTCGTTCAGCCGCTGGTCGACCGCGTTGGCGCGGGCGGCGACAGGGAGTACGGCATCCTGAAAATCCCCCTGGGCGGAGATCAGTTCATCGATCTCAACGCAGTGCTCTCGTCGGCGATCAACTTTCTCATCGTCGCGGCGGTTGTTTATTTCGTGATCATCGTGCCGTACAAGAAGATGAAGGAACGCGACCCGAAGGTCGAGGAAGCAGAAACCGAGCTGACGCTCCTCACCCAGATCCGAGATCTGTTGTCCGAGAACGGTGCAGGCTCCGGCAGGCATGGGGCCACACCAGCCGCCCTCGAAGCCGAGGCCGCCAAGGCGAGGAAGTCCGACTCGTCGTAG
- a CDS encoding MspA family porin has translation MKAISRVLIAMVAAIAALFASTGTSHAVLDNEMSLVDGQDRTLTIQQWDTFLNGVFPLDRNRLTREWFHSGRAKYNVAGAGADEFEGTLELGYQIGFPWSLGVGINFSYTTPNILLDDASLFPVFNPLGSVITPNLFPGVSISSDLGNGPGIQEVATFSVDVAGPQGGVAVSNAHGTVTGAAGGVLLRPFARLISASGDSVTTYGEPWDMA, from the coding sequence ATGAAGGCAATAAGTCGGGTGCTGATCGCGATGGTAGCCGCCATCGCGGCTCTTTTCGCGAGCACCGGTACCTCTCACGCAGTACTGGACAACGAGATGAGTCTGGTTGACGGCCAGGACCGGACTTTGACGATTCAGCAGTGGGATACCTTTCTCAACGGCGTGTTCCCCCTGGACCGCAACCGGCTGACCCGTGAGTGGTTCCACTCCGGGCGTGCCAAGTACAACGTCGCCGGCGCCGGCGCCGACGAGTTCGAGGGCACGCTGGAGCTGGGCTACCAGATCGGCTTCCCGTGGTCGCTGGGCGTCGGCATCAACTTCAGCTACACCACGCCAAACATCCTGCTCGACGACGCATCGCTGTTCCCGGTGTTCAACCCGCTGGGCTCGGTCATCACGCCGAACCTGTTCCCGGGTGTGTCGATCAGTTCTGACCTGGGCAACGGGCCCGGCATCCAAGAGGTTGCGACCTTCTCGGTTGACGTGGCAGGCCCGCAGGGCGGCGTGGCGGTCTCCAACGCGCACGGCACCGTGACCGGTGCGGCCGGTGGCGTGCTGCTGCGTCCGTTCGCCCGTCTCATCTCCGCAAGCGGTGACAGCGTCACCACCTACGGCGAGCCTTGGGACATGGCATAA
- a CDS encoding molybdenum cofactor biosynthesis protein B, with product MEQPGELVGRALIVVVDDRTAHGEEDHSGPLVTELLHEAGFVVDGVVVVSSDEVEIRNALNTAVIGGVDLVVSVGGTGVTPRDVTPEATRDILDRELLGIAEALRASGLAAGIIDAGLSRGLAGVSGSTLVVNIAGSRSAVRDGMATLNPLATQIIGQLSSLEI from the coding sequence ATGGAACAGCCAGGGGAGTTGGTCGGTCGGGCACTCATCGTCGTCGTCGACGACCGGACTGCCCACGGCGAGGAGGACCACAGCGGTCCATTGGTCACCGAGTTGCTTCATGAGGCGGGCTTCGTCGTCGACGGTGTCGTGGTGGTGTCCTCCGACGAGGTGGAGATCCGCAACGCGCTGAACACGGCTGTCATCGGCGGCGTCGATCTGGTGGTATCGGTCGGCGGCACGGGGGTGACGCCGCGCGATGTGACGCCCGAGGCCACGCGCGACATTCTGGATCGCGAGCTTCTCGGCATCGCCGAGGCGCTGCGAGCGTCCGGCCTGGCCGCGGGAATCATCGACGCCGGACTGTCGCGAGGCCTTGCCGGCGTCTCGGGCAGCACGTTGGTCGTGAACATCGCCGGCTCTCGCTCCGCGGTCCGCGACGGCATGGCGACACTCAACCCGTTGGCCACTCAAATCATCGGCCAGCTATCAAGCTTGGAGATCTAA
- a CDS encoding S1C family serine protease has product MTNDPRYSPPPPHHGRRPGDDRTAAYPGQTGYQQQPYDWRYATQQQRAQQQAHQQHAHGQHPHHQAFRQHPYDPYRDAPPQQPQSPRPQKRSRAGALTVGALTIAVVSAGIGGGVALMAKPDNVSGGTQITAAPSVPAASLPAGSVEQVAAKVVPSVVKLETDMGRASEEGSGIILSSDGLILTNNHVVAGGKGGNTTVTFADGRTAKFSVVGTDPSSDIAVIKAEGVSDLTPITIGSSADLKVGQDVVAIGSPLGLEGTVTTGIISALNRPVAAGGDIRNQNTVLDAIQTDAAINPGNSGGALVNMNGELVGVNSAIATLGGDSADAQGGSIGLGFAIPIDQAKRIADELIQDGNASHASLGVQVGNDASAHGAKIVEVTSGGAAAAAGLPSGVVVTKVDDRVIGSADALVAAVRSRPPGDKVTLTYIDPSGKPQTVQVTLGKAQQ; this is encoded by the coding sequence ATGACGAACGACCCGAGGTACTCACCGCCGCCGCCGCATCACGGCCGTCGGCCAGGCGATGACCGCACGGCGGCATATCCCGGGCAGACCGGCTACCAGCAGCAGCCCTACGACTGGCGCTACGCGACCCAGCAGCAGCGGGCTCAGCAGCAAGCCCACCAGCAGCATGCTCACGGACAGCACCCGCATCACCAGGCCTTCCGGCAGCACCCCTATGACCCCTACCGCGACGCTCCACCGCAGCAGCCGCAGTCCCCACGTCCACAGAAGCGATCGCGCGCTGGCGCCTTGACGGTGGGCGCGCTGACGATCGCCGTCGTGTCGGCCGGCATCGGTGGCGGCGTCGCCCTTATGGCCAAGCCCGACAACGTCTCCGGTGGAACCCAGATCACCGCGGCGCCCAGCGTGCCCGCGGCCAGCCTGCCCGCCGGATCCGTCGAACAGGTCGCGGCCAAGGTGGTGCCCAGCGTGGTGAAGTTGGAGACCGATATGGGCCGGGCCTCGGAAGAGGGCTCGGGCATCATCCTGTCGTCCGACGGCCTGATCCTGACCAACAACCACGTCGTGGCGGGCGGCAAGGGCGGCAACACCACGGTCACCTTCGCCGACGGCCGCACGGCCAAGTTCAGCGTCGTCGGCACCGATCCGAGCAGCGACATCGCCGTCATCAAGGCCGAAGGCGTCTCCGACCTGACCCCGATCACCATCGGCTCGTCGGCCGACCTCAAGGTCGGCCAGGACGTTGTCGCGATCGGATCGCCGCTCGGCCTCGAGGGCACCGTCACCACGGGCATCATCAGCGCGCTGAACCGGCCGGTCGCCGCAGGCGGAGACATCCGCAACCAGAACACCGTGCTCGACGCGATCCAGACCGACGCCGCGATCAACCCGGGCAACTCTGGTGGCGCGCTGGTCAACATGAACGGCGAACTCGTCGGCGTGAACTCGGCGATCGCCACCCTCGGCGGCGACTCCGCCGACGCGCAGGGTGGCTCGATCGGGCTGGGCTTCGCGATCCCGATCGACCAGGCAAAGCGCATTGCCGACGAGTTGATCCAGGACGGCAACGCCTCCCACGCCTCGCTCGGCGTGCAGGTCGGAAACGACGCATCCGCGCACGGCGCCAAGATCGTCGAGGTCACCAGCGGTGGCGCGGCCGCCGCCGCAGGCCTGCCGAGCGGGGTTGTCGTGACCAAGGTCGACGACCGCGTCATCGGCAGTGCCGACGCGCTTGTCGCGGCAGTCCGCTCCAGGCCCCCTGGCGACAAGGTCACGCTGACCTACATCGACCCCTCAGGCAAACCGCAGACCGTGCAGGTGACGCTGGGGAAGGCTCAGCAGTGA